The following coding sequences are from one Candidatus Zixiibacteriota bacterium window:
- the sucC gene encoding ADP-forming succinate--CoA ligase subunit beta — MKIHEYQAKQIFADAGIPVPFGQVASEPAEAVRIAEEINRPVMVKSQVHVGGRGKAGGIKYAENAEATKILAHSILGMDIKGLTVKKVLVTEAEDIISESYVGIILDRVTKRPVIMVSPAGGIDIEEVARKTPQKIFKLTVDPVLGLKTYQARNLALKLFRDIKQVREATDIILKLYKVFWACDASLVEINPLISNTDTKVIALDAKINIDDNGLYRQKNIESMRDLDAEVPEEVQAREADLSYVKLEGNIGCMVNGAGLAMATMDLVKRYGGEPANFLDIGGSSNPEKVVAAMRIILSDPNVRAILINIFGGITRCDDVATGIVAAFKELNPTVPVVVRLTGTNEEAAQKILRSVKLPSADTLDKVVKKAIELAGLE; from the coding sequence ATGAAAATTCATGAGTATCAGGCCAAGCAGATTTTTGCCGATGCCGGGATTCCGGTGCCTTTTGGCCAGGTAGCCTCTGAGCCTGCCGAAGCCGTCCGGATCGCCGAGGAGATTAACCGACCGGTGATGGTCAAATCGCAGGTGCATGTCGGCGGTCGCGGCAAGGCCGGTGGGATCAAATACGCCGAAAATGCCGAGGCTACGAAAATACTCGCCCACAGTATCCTGGGTATGGATATCAAGGGCCTCACCGTCAAAAAGGTACTGGTCACCGAGGCCGAGGACATAATATCAGAGTCCTATGTCGGGATAATTCTCGATCGGGTTACCAAACGCCCGGTCATTATGGTATCCCCGGCCGGCGGTATCGACATCGAAGAAGTGGCCAGAAAAACTCCGCAGAAGATATTCAAGCTGACCGTCGATCCTGTCCTCGGCTTGAAAACCTATCAGGCTCGCAACCTTGCCCTCAAGCTCTTTCGCGACATCAAACAAGTGCGCGAAGCTACCGACATCATCTTGAAACTCTACAAAGTGTTCTGGGCCTGTGATGCTTCGCTGGTAGAGATCAATCCGCTGATCAGCAACACCGACACCAAAGTGATTGCCCTTGATGCCAAAATCAACATCGACGATAACGGTCTCTATCGACAGAAAAACATAGAGTCCATGCGTGACCTTGACGCCGAAGTACCGGAAGAAGTCCAGGCGCGCGAGGCGGACCTGTCATATGTCAAACTCGAAGGAAACATTGGATGCATGGTCAATGGCGCCGGTCTGGCTATGGCCACCATGGACCTGGTGAAGCGCTATGGCGGCGAACCGGCCAACTTTCTCGATATCGGCGGATCATCCAATCCTGAGAAAGTGGTCGCGGCCATGCGTATCATTCTTTCCGACCCCAACGTCCGCGCTATATTGATTAATATCTTTGGCGGTATCACCCGCTGTGACGATGTCGCCACCGGCATTGTCGCCGCTTTCAAAGAGTTGAACCCGACCGTACCGGTGGTGGTCAGACTTACCGGCACCAATGAAGAAGCAGCGCAGAAAATCCTGCGTTCGGTCAAGCTCCCCTCGGCTGACACGCTGGACAAAGTGGTCAAAAAGGCCATCGAACTGGCCGGGTTGGAATAA
- a CDS encoding CCA tRNA nucleotidyltransferase, giving the protein MNHLSEETVAAILKRGRIYEVGGAVRDRLLSGSKATKDCDYLVTGVGYDELSRLLKQHGRVDLVGRSFGVIKYTQFTGGRGHTFDLTLPRREHSTGWGHKEFAVSFDPSLPVEEDLVRRDFTVNAMAVALDNNELIDPLNGRMDLDNRQLRMVYPTSFEDDPLRMLRAVQFAARFGFMIEPETFRAIRKNAALIETVSAERIAEELNKLLTLAQIPSSGFRLMQTLGLLKVILPELQTCVGVDQPGGYHKYDVFEHTMHIIDSCDARLRLRMAALFHDVTKPQARRLVDGGATFYGHEGTGAKVAASVLRRLRYSNGFIKQVATLVERHMFTTEVTPKGLRRLVRRVGVDLIHDLLDLRRADVVAQGMGGTTEDVDQFETDIREELERKPPLSVTDLAIDGRVMMELFQLEPGPAIGRVLSYLLERVLDDPNLNSREILTTLAREQIEQKETLSDKNNLKERDK; this is encoded by the coding sequence ATGAATCACCTGTCTGAAGAAACCGTCGCTGCTATCCTCAAGAGGGGCCGCATCTACGAAGTGGGCGGCGCCGTCCGTGACCGCCTGCTGTCGGGATCGAAGGCCACTAAAGACTGTGACTATCTTGTCACCGGTGTTGGCTACGATGAACTCAGTCGCTTGCTGAAACAGCACGGTCGTGTCGATCTGGTCGGGCGGAGTTTCGGAGTCATCAAGTACACTCAGTTTACCGGTGGCCGGGGGCACACTTTCGACCTCACCCTACCCAGGCGTGAACATTCCACCGGCTGGGGACACAAGGAATTCGCGGTTTCATTTGATCCCTCGTTGCCGGTCGAAGAAGACTTGGTGCGGCGCGACTTCACGGTTAACGCCATGGCTGTCGCTCTGGACAACAACGAGTTGATTGACCCCCTGAACGGTCGCATGGACCTGGACAACCGGCAGTTGCGAATGGTCTACCCGACATCGTTCGAGGACGATCCCTTACGCATGCTGAGAGCGGTGCAGTTTGCCGCCCGGTTCGGTTTCATGATCGAGCCGGAGACCTTTAGAGCTATTCGAAAAAACGCAGCGCTGATAGAAACAGTCTCAGCCGAACGGATCGCCGAAGAACTTAACAAACTGCTGACTTTGGCACAGATACCGTCCAGCGGCTTCCGGCTGATGCAGACACTGGGATTGCTTAAGGTCATATTGCCGGAGTTGCAGACTTGCGTCGGTGTTGATCAGCCGGGTGGATACCATAAATACGATGTCTTCGAACACACCATGCACATCATCGACAGTTGTGACGCACGCTTGCGGCTGCGTATGGCGGCGCTCTTTCACGATGTTACAAAGCCGCAGGCACGAAGGTTAGTCGATGGTGGCGCCACATTCTATGGGCATGAAGGTACCGGAGCCAAAGTTGCAGCGAGTGTCTTGAGGCGGCTGCGCTACTCCAACGGTTTCATCAAACAGGTGGCCACACTGGTGGAACGACACATGTTTACCACCGAGGTCACCCCAAAAGGTCTCAGGCGCCTGGTCCGTCGCGTCGGTGTGGATTTGATCCATGATCTGCTTGATCTGCGTCGGGCCGATGTCGTCGCTCAGGGCATGGGTGGAACCACCGAGGATGTCGACCAGTTTGAGACTGATATTCGTGAGGAGCTTGAACGCAAGCCGCCACTCAGCGTCACTGATCTGGCCATTGACGGTAGAGTCATGATGGAACTATTCCAACTTGAACCCGGTCCGGCGATCGGCCGGGTCCTCAGCTATCTGCTGGAAAGAGTGCTCGACGACCCCAATTTGAACAGCCGCGAGATTCTTACCACTCTCGCCCGCGAACAGATCGAACAGAAGGAAACGTTGTCCGATAAAAACAATCTCAAGGAACGTGATAAATGA
- the arcC gene encoding carbamate kinase produces MTGHKTAVVALGGNAITHPDREDTIANQFANTRAALDGVVQLAREGYNLVISHGNGPQVGNAILRVELARDRAPILPLGVCVADTEGGMGYMIEQSLQNRLRAEKIDRPVVTIITQMLVDANDPAVNNPTKFIGQFYTEEQAERYSASRGWHMKPDGDRGWRRVVPSPIPVHTVEAETIRTLVKNGTIVVAGGGGGIPVFIDKHGNYEGFDAVIDKDLASAVIGEEIGAEILSILTSVDKVAINFGWENQEELGRVSLAQIKKYHAEGQFPAGSMGPKIDAAIRFLEKGGEMVTVTSFENAGLAILGEAGTRIVAN; encoded by the coding sequence ATGACCGGTCACAAGACGGCGGTGGTTGCCCTGGGGGGAAACGCAATCACTCATCCCGACCGAGAGGATACCATCGCCAACCAGTTCGCCAACACCCGAGCGGCGCTAGACGGTGTGGTCCAACTGGCTCGTGAGGGATACAATCTGGTGATTAGTCACGGTAACGGACCGCAGGTGGGCAATGCTATTCTCCGGGTCGAGTTGGCGCGCGACCGAGCGCCCATTCTGCCGTTGGGCGTTTGCGTGGCCGACACCGAAGGCGGCATGGGGTATATGATCGAGCAATCGTTGCAGAACCGGTTGCGGGCCGAAAAAATCGACCGCCCGGTGGTCACGATTATCACTCAGATGTTGGTCGATGCCAATGACCCGGCCGTGAACAACCCGACCAAGTTTATCGGACAATTCTATACCGAAGAACAGGCCGAACGCTACTCAGCCAGTCGCGGCTGGCACATGAAGCCCGACGGTGATCGTGGCTGGCGTCGCGTGGTGCCATCGCCGATCCCGGTTCACACGGTTGAAGCTGAGACGATCAGAACTCTGGTAAAAAACGGAACTATAGTGGTAGCCGGTGGCGGTGGCGGGATTCCGGTCTTTATCGACAAGCACGGTAACTACGAAGGTTTCGATGCCGTTATAGACAAAGACCTTGCCTCGGCGGTGATCGGGGAGGAAATCGGAGCCGAGATCCTGTCGATCCTTACCTCGGTTGACAAAGTTGCGATCAACTTTGGTTGGGAAAACCAGGAGGAGCTCGGTCGAGTGAGCCTTGCCCAGATAAAAAAGTATCATGCCGAGGGCCAGTTCCCAGCCGGTTCCATGGGACCCAAGATAGACGCGGCCATTCGTTTCCTTGAAAAAGGCGGCGAGATGGTAACCGTAACTTCATTTGAAAACGCAGGCCTTGCCATCCTCGGCGAGGCCGGTACCAGAATAGTAGCCAACTAA
- a CDS encoding cyclic 2,3-diphosphoglycerate synthase, with amino-acid sequence MAKAKKIIIMGAAGRDFHNFNCLYRDNKAVEVVAFTATQIPDIEGRRYPASLAGKLYPKGIPIYDESELLELIKKHEAEEVVFAYSDVPYQYVMERAAYVMSAGARFAVEGGTPTMIKSKKPVVSVCAIRTGCGKSQTTRRVAEVLQALGKKVVAIRHPMPYGDLAKQACQRFATLKDLDKHKCTIEEREEYEPHIMTGVVVYAGVDYEMIIREAEKEADVILWDGGNNDMSFYAADLQITVVDPHRPGHELTYYPGQNNLLLADVVVINKIDSADPEGVAELRRNIAAYNPSAIVVDAASPLDVDKPQLIRGKKVLVVEDGPTLTHGEMEYGAGVVAAEKYGAAELVDPRPFTVKSISATFEKYPGIGTLLPAMGYGNKQVKDLETTINRTECDAVVIATPIDLSRLIKITKPTVRVGYNLQEIGSPDLHDVLDAFVSSRLKKSPAKKSSKKGSKK; translated from the coding sequence ATGGCCAAGGCCAAAAAAATAATCATCATGGGCGCCGCCGGGCGCGACTTTCACAACTTTAACTGCCTTTATCGCGACAACAAGGCGGTCGAGGTCGTAGCTTTCACGGCCACCCAGATTCCCGATATCGAAGGCCGACGCTACCCGGCTTCATTGGCCGGTAAGCTCTACCCCAAGGGGATTCCGATTTACGATGAGTCCGAACTGTTGGAATTGATCAAGAAGCATGAGGCCGAAGAGGTCGTTTTTGCGTACTCCGACGTGCCGTATCAATACGTGATGGAACGTGCAGCCTATGTCATGTCGGCCGGCGCACGGTTCGCCGTCGAAGGCGGCACGCCGACTATGATCAAGTCAAAAAAACCGGTGGTGTCGGTGTGCGCCATCCGGACCGGCTGCGGAAAATCGCAGACGACCCGGCGGGTGGCGGAAGTGCTGCAGGCTCTGGGCAAGAAAGTGGTCGCGATCCGGCACCCTATGCCGTATGGTGACCTGGCCAAGCAGGCCTGTCAAAGATTCGCCACTCTGAAGGATCTCGACAAACACAAGTGCACCATCGAAGAACGTGAAGAGTACGAACCGCATATTATGACCGGCGTCGTTGTTTACGCCGGTGTCGATTATGAAATGATCATCCGCGAAGCCGAAAAGGAAGCGGATGTTATCCTCTGGGACGGCGGCAACAACGACATGTCTTTCTATGCCGCCGATCTGCAAATAACCGTCGTCGATCCGCACCGCCCCGGTCATGAGTTGACTTACTATCCCGGACAGAACAACCTGTTGTTGGCTGATGTAGTCGTGATAAACAAGATCGACTCGGCCGATCCCGAAGGTGTGGCTGAACTCCGTCGTAACATCGCAGCATATAATCCGAGCGCTATCGTAGTCGATGCCGCTTCTCCTCTTGATGTCGACAAGCCGCAGTTGATTCGTGGCAAGAAGGTGCTGGTTGTCGAAGATGGTCCGACCTTGACCCACGGTGAGATGGAATATGGCGCCGGTGTGGTTGCAGCCGAAAAATACGGTGCAGCCGAACTGGTTGACCCCCGTCCCTTCACGGTCAAGTCGATCAGCGCTACTTTCGAGAAGTACCCAGGCATAGGCACCCTTCTGCCGGCTATGGGATATGGCAACAAGCAGGTGAAAGACCTGGAGACGACGATCAACCGAACCGAGTGCGACGCCGTGGTAATCGCCACACCGATCGACCTGAGTCGTTTGATTAAAATCACCAAACCTACGGTGCGAGTTGGGTACAACTTGCAGGAAATCGGATCGCCGGACCTGCACGATGTGCTGGATGCGTTTGTATCCAGCAGGCTGAAGAAAAGCCCTGCGAAAAAGAGCTCGAAGAAGGGCTCAAAGAAATAG
- a CDS encoding aldehyde dehydrogenase family protein gives MSKPKQFKNFINGQWVESTSGETYENRNPADTEEVLGIFQKSNADDIANAIDAASEAYKKWRLMPAPKRGEILYKVAQRLLDNKEQVSQDMTKEMGKVIKETRGDTQEAIDMTFYMAGEGRRLFGMTTPSEMEKKFNMTVRQPLGVCSFITPWNFPMAIPSWKMMPALICGNTIVIKPATDTPLSVVNLLQACHDEGIPPGVVNMVTGSGSALGAPIIKNPNVKVVSFTGSTEVGRKVSEACATDFKHCCLEMGGKNVQIVMDDANLELAVDGALWGAFGTTGQRCTATSRIVCHQDVLDKFTALIVERASKLKVGNGLDESVDMGPAVSQAQLDTVLSYIEIGKKDGGKLLTGGERLTGGDFDKGYFVQPTIFGDITQSMTIWKEEIFGPVLGIASCASLDEAIAMANDTPYGLSASIFTQDINNAYTAMRDVYTGIFYVNAPTIGAETHLPFGGTKETGNGHREAATACLDVFSEWKSVYVDFSGSLQRPQIDNQ, from the coding sequence GTGAGTAAGCCCAAACAGTTCAAGAACTTCATCAACGGCCAATGGGTCGAGTCCACCTCTGGTGAAACCTATGAAAACCGCAACCCGGCCGATACCGAGGAAGTTCTAGGTATCTTCCAAAAATCGAACGCCGACGATATCGCCAACGCTATTGATGCCGCCTCCGAAGCATACAAAAAGTGGCGACTGATGCCGGCCCCCAAACGCGGTGAGATTCTGTACAAAGTTGCCCAGCGATTGTTGGACAACAAGGAACAAGTCTCACAGGACATGACCAAGGAGATGGGTAAGGTTATCAAAGAGACACGTGGCGACACGCAGGAAGCTATCGACATGACATTCTACATGGCCGGCGAGGGTCGTCGTTTGTTCGGCATGACCACACCGTCGGAGATGGAGAAGAAATTCAACATGACGGTGCGCCAGCCGCTTGGTGTCTGCTCGTTTATTACTCCCTGGAATTTCCCGATGGCCATTCCGTCGTGGAAAATGATGCCGGCCTTGATTTGCGGCAACACCATTGTTATCAAACCGGCCACAGATACGCCGTTGTCGGTGGTCAATTTGTTACAAGCCTGTCACGATGAAGGTATCCCGCCCGGTGTAGTCAACATGGTCACCGGTTCGGGGTCGGCCCTTGGTGCGCCCATAATTAAAAACCCCAACGTCAAGGTGGTGTCGTTCACCGGTTCGACAGAGGTCGGTCGCAAGGTCTCTGAAGCCTGCGCCACCGACTTCAAACATTGCTGCCTGGAGATGGGCGGCAAGAACGTGCAAATCGTCATGGACGATGCCAACCTGGAGCTGGCCGTGGACGGCGCGCTTTGGGGCGCCTTCGGCACCACCGGCCAACGCTGTACGGCGACCAGTCGAATAGTCTGCCACCAGGATGTGCTGGACAAGTTCACCGCCCTCATAGTAGAACGCGCCTCGAAATTGAAAGTTGGCAACGGTCTCGATGAATCGGTAGACATGGGTCCGGCCGTCAGCCAGGCGCAGCTCGACACCGTTCTCAGCTATATCGAAATCGGCAAAAAGGACGGCGGCAAATTGCTCACCGGCGGCGAACGCCTGACCGGGGGCGACTTCGACAAAGGATACTTCGTGCAGCCGACAATATTCGGCGACATCACCCAGTCGATGACCATCTGGAAGGAAGAGATTTTCGGCCCGGTGCTGGGTATCGCCTCGTGCGCTTCGCTGGATGAGGCAATCGCCATGGCCAACGACACGCCGTATGGACTTTCTGCTTCGATATTCACGCAGGACATCAACAACGCTTACACCGCCATGCGCGATGTCTACACCGGCATCTTCTATGTCAACGCTCCCACTATCGGCGCCGAGACCCACCTGCCGTTCGGCGGGACGAAAGAGACAGGCAACGGTCACCGCGAAGCGGCTACGGCTTGCCTTGATGTGTTCAGCGAATGGAAATCTGTCTACGTCGATTTTTCCGGCAGCTTGCAGCGCCCCCAGATCGACAACCAGTAA
- the tgt gene encoding tRNA guanosine(34) transglycosylase Tgt: MPDRIYNPLTTDGPARRGEVTTAHGVFQTPAFMPVGTSGAVKALTSEDLEECGAEIILGNTYHLYLRPGVDIIKSQGGLASFNGWNKPTLTDSGGYQVFSMRDNLKITDDGVQFRSHHDGSTHMFTPERVMEIQHGIGADIVMAFDQCVPYPADRELAETGVRRTHDWARRCLLVYQELSEGKEGGCCPFGIVQGSTYKDLRTQSAEQIVSLDFPGNAIGGLSVGESKVEMEEMLAHTIEHLPEDKPRYLMGVGYPEDILMAVSYGIDMFDCVLPTRNARTGNVFTSEGQIVYRNSGYADDSTPLDPNCDCRVCKRYSRAYIRHLYNQSEITGMVLATYHSSYFYQNLMRGIRQAIEENRFESFRAEFLNRYEGS; encoded by the coding sequence ATGCCTGATAGAATCTACAACCCCCTCACGACCGACGGACCCGCGCGGCGCGGCGAAGTCACAACGGCCCACGGTGTATTCCAAACGCCCGCGTTTATGCCGGTAGGGACGTCCGGTGCGGTCAAGGCGCTAACATCCGAGGACCTCGAAGAGTGTGGCGCGGAAATCATTCTTGGTAACACCTACCATTTGTACCTGCGACCCGGTGTCGATATTATCAAGTCACAAGGCGGGCTGGCCTCGTTCAACGGATGGAATAAACCCACGCTCACCGACTCAGGCGGCTACCAGGTTTTCTCCATGCGCGACAATTTGAAAATCACCGACGATGGCGTGCAGTTTCGTTCGCACCATGACGGCTCGACCCACATGTTCACACCGGAACGAGTCATGGAGATTCAACACGGTATCGGTGCCGACATAGTTATGGCCTTCGATCAATGTGTTCCATATCCGGCCGACCGCGAGTTGGCCGAGACCGGCGTCCGTCGCACCCACGACTGGGCACGGCGGTGTCTCTTAGTTTACCAGGAACTCTCGGAAGGGAAAGAGGGGGGCTGCTGCCCCTTTGGGATTGTGCAGGGTTCCACATACAAGGACCTGCGTACGCAATCGGCAGAGCAGATAGTATCGCTTGACTTTCCGGGCAATGCCATCGGTGGTCTGTCGGTGGGGGAGAGCAAAGTCGAGATGGAAGAGATGCTGGCTCATACAATTGAACACCTGCCTGAGGACAAACCGCGCTACCTGATGGGTGTCGGATACCCCGAGGATATCCTGATGGCCGTCTCCTACGGTATCGACATGTTCGACTGCGTTCTCCCGACTCGCAACGCCCGCACCGGTAATGTGTTCACATCGGAAGGCCAGATCGTCTACCGCAACTCAGGCTACGCCGACGACAGCACACCGCTTGATCCCAATTGTGACTGCCGAGTTTGCAAGCGGTATAGCCGGGCGTACATCAGGCATCTGTACAACCAGTCGGAGATTACCGGCATGGTACTGGCTACCTATCACTCAAGCTACTTCTATCAGAATCTTATGCGGGGGATCCGTCAGGCGATTGAAGAGAACAGGTTCGAATCTTTCAGGGCAGAGTTTCTGAATCGGTATGAAGGTTCCTGA
- the radA gene encoding DNA repair protein RadA produces the protein MVTPRKTKTAFYCSQCGAEHSKWQGQCRECAQWNCLIEERMPTKSSPRTQTSNADSSLLSSIGIEQQSGFTSGIVEFDRVLGGQLLPGMTVLLGGEPGIGKSTLVLQAADAYSQQGLNVLYITGEESLPQIKRRADRLQVSGDNITVVNSSSLEQMIERVGSNDHQVVIIDSIQTVASELFDSPPGTVAQVREAANKLITMSKAGGWALFLIGHVTKEGLVAGPKVLEHMVDTVVYFEGDSAHLYRMLRATKNRFGSIAEIGLFEMAERGLIEVANPSSLFLTGHSNETRSGSVVAGIVEGNRPILVELQALVTAAGYSNPQRVAGGIDNRRLSLLLAILEKRCDYPMATNDVFVSVAGGLKLSEPGIDLPLLVAIVSSLLNRAIDPKTILVGEVGLSGEVRPVAMIDRRINEAARMGFTRMILPQANLDKLTDRPLQLTGVTNLQQALEVVG, from the coding sequence ATGGTAACGCCACGGAAAACTAAAACGGCTTTCTACTGCTCTCAGTGCGGGGCGGAACATTCTAAGTGGCAGGGCCAGTGCCGTGAGTGTGCGCAGTGGAATTGCCTGATCGAAGAACGAATGCCCACCAAATCATCGCCCAGAACCCAAACCTCAAATGCCGATTCATCGCTGCTTTCGTCGATTGGTATCGAACAGCAATCCGGTTTTACCAGCGGGATCGTCGAGTTCGACCGCGTACTGGGAGGGCAGTTGCTCCCCGGCATGACCGTGTTGCTCGGCGGCGAACCGGGGATCGGTAAATCGACACTGGTGCTACAGGCGGCCGATGCCTACTCGCAGCAGGGCTTGAACGTGCTATACATCACCGGCGAGGAATCACTGCCGCAGATCAAACGACGGGCCGACCGGTTGCAGGTGTCGGGTGACAACATCACGGTTGTCAACTCAAGTTCTCTCGAACAAATGATCGAACGAGTCGGCTCAAACGATCATCAGGTGGTGATCATCGATTCCATTCAGACTGTGGCCAGCGAACTGTTCGACTCACCGCCGGGCACGGTGGCTCAGGTGCGCGAAGCGGCCAACAAACTGATCACCATGTCCAAGGCGGGCGGCTGGGCGCTTTTTTTGATCGGCCATGTCACCAAGGAAGGACTGGTGGCCGGACCAAAAGTGCTTGAACACATGGTTGACACGGTGGTCTACTTCGAGGGAGACTCCGCGCATCTCTATCGAATGTTGCGCGCCACCAAGAATCGGTTCGGGTCTATCGCTGAGATAGGTCTGTTCGAGATGGCCGAGCGCGGGTTGATCGAAGTGGCCAACCCGTCGTCGTTGTTTCTGACCGGTCACTCCAATGAAACCCGCAGTGGATCGGTGGTGGCTGGAATCGTCGAAGGTAACCGCCCGATTCTCGTGGAACTTCAGGCGCTGGTGACCGCCGCCGGTTACTCTAACCCACAGCGCGTAGCCGGTGGTATCGACAACAGACGTCTGTCGCTCTTGTTGGCCATCCTGGAAAAACGATGCGACTACCCGATGGCCACCAACGATGTTTTTGTCTCGGTCGCAGGTGGCCTTAAACTGTCCGAGCCGGGGATTGATCTGCCGTTGTTGGTGGCCATAGTGTCATCGCTGCTGAACCGTGCAATAGACCCCAAGACCATACTGGTGGGCGAGGTGGGTTTGTCCGGCGAGGTGCGTCCGGTAGCCATGATCGACCGTCGCATCAACGAAGCTGCCCGGATGGGTTTCACCCGCATGATTTTGCCTCAGGCCAATCTCGACAAACTCACCGACCGCCCCCTGCAACTCACCGGCGTTACGAACCTGCAGCAGGCGCTTGAGGTGGTGGGGTGA
- a CDS encoding ABC transporter ATP-binding protein yields MIQISNLHKQFDHREVLSGVDLKVNKGESIVVIGQSGCGKSVMLKHLVRLLEPDSGRITFDDADISKLHGRRLIDMRRRYGMLFQSAALFDSLTVAENVGLGLKEERVHTRSEIDAIVSEKLSMVGLPGSGDKFPDELSGGMRKRVGLARAIAAEPEVLLYDEPTTGLDPITADMINDLIVDLNTKLNVTSIAVTHDMTSAYKIADRIVMLYQGRVEFDGTPDEIRNSSNEVVKQFITGSATGPIQVG; encoded by the coding sequence ATGATACAAATATCCAACCTGCACAAACAGTTTGACCATCGTGAGGTTCTCTCAGGCGTCGATCTGAAAGTCAACAAAGGTGAGTCGATTGTAGTCATCGGTCAGTCCGGTTGTGGCAAGTCGGTCATGCTGAAACATCTGGTCAGGCTTTTGGAACCGGACTCAGGCCGAATCACATTCGACGATGCAGACATCTCGAAGCTCCACGGCAGGCGACTGATCGACATGCGCAGGCGCTATGGTATGTTGTTTCAGTCGGCGGCATTATTCGACTCACTAACGGTAGCCGAAAATGTCGGTTTGGGACTCAAGGAAGAACGAGTGCACACGCGCTCGGAAATAGATGCGATCGTCAGTGAGAAACTTTCCATGGTAGGCCTGCCCGGTTCCGGCGACAAGTTTCCAGACGAGCTTTCCGGCGGTATGCGCAAACGTGTCGGTCTGGCCCGCGCGATTGCCGCAGAACCGGAGGTGCTTTTGTACGACGAACCGACCACCGGTCTGGACCCGATCACAGCCGACATGATCAACGACCTGATCGTCGACCTCAACACCAAGCTGAACGTCACCTCAATCGCCGTCACGCACGACATGACATCAGCCTACAAAATCGCCGACCGCATTGTCATGCTCTATCAGGGACGGGTCGAGTTCGACGGCACGCCCGACGAAATAAGAAACAGCTCGAACGAGGTTGTAAAACAGTTTATCACCGGCAGTGCGACCGGTCCGATACAGGTGGGTTGA
- a CDS encoding ABC transporter permease, with translation MESGLTTLGRRGVNFVSKMGGITLMLTRFLGSLKEIHRSVGLIFEQLYTLGVKSLPLIVIISVFVGAVSAWQAAYQFKFIGAPLRYLGQAVGKAVVIELAPVLSAIVFAGRVGAGITAELGTMRVTEQIDALESMGINPVRYLVMPRVLACLFMVPFLVVFANFIAIIGGLVVSVVGVDVSSETFLNGFRNSFQIGDFINGMIKAAVFGLIIGVVGCYEGFNTRGGAQGVGLATTNSVVISSVLILVFNFVFALILFRI, from the coding sequence ATGGAATCCGGGCTGACCACACTGGGACGGCGCGGCGTCAATTTCGTCAGCAAAATGGGCGGCATCACTCTGATGCTGACCAGGTTTCTCGGCTCACTCAAAGAGATCCATCGTTCGGTCGGGCTGATCTTTGAACAACTGTACACTCTGGGCGTCAAGTCACTACCATTGATCGTAATCATCTCGGTATTCGTTGGCGCCGTATCCGCCTGGCAGGCGGCCTATCAATTCAAATTCATCGGGGCGCCCTTGAGATACCTCGGCCAAGCTGTCGGCAAAGCGGTTGTGATTGAGTTGGCCCCGGTGCTGTCGGCCATCGTCTTCGCCGGACGGGTCGGTGCCGGTATAACCGCCGAACTGGGCACCATGCGCGTCACCGAGCAGATAGATGCCCTCGAATCGATGGGCATCAATCCGGTGCGTTACCTGGTCATGCCGCGTGTGCTGGCCTGCCTGTTCATGGTGCCGTTCTTGGTGGTGTTCGCCAATTTCATCGCCATCATCGGCGGCCTGGTGGTGTCTGTGGTCGGGGTCGATGTGTCATCCGAGACATTTCTCAACGGCTTTCGCAATTCCTTTCAGATCGGCGACTTCATCAATGGCATGATCAAAGCGGCTGTCTTCGGACTTATCATCGGCGTGGTCGGATGCTACGAAGGGTTCAACACTCGTGGCGGCGCCCAGGGTGTCGGACTGGCTACCACCAACTCAGTGGTGATCTCATCGGTACTGATACTGGTGTTCAACTTTGTTTTTGCCCTCATCCTGTTTAGGATATGA